In Arvicola amphibius chromosome 1, mArvAmp1.2, whole genome shotgun sequence, one DNA window encodes the following:
- the Znf646 gene encoding zinc finger protein 646 isoform X1, producing MSDSYWESEGFGMKIASCSLDPFCRERCCCHLSVTPEPPGFLPRCPMEDMPLSISCSDCQRHFPSLPELSRHRELLHPSANQHSEEADSVQRNHEPGLFPCTTCGKDFTNPLSLQNHMRTHAPEGLQRHRTLHAKETTSHHQSETMAAEPWGQRLGSREGWGNQTKHVRETHECDAGVDPSTDPGTWEDPLTKQREDLEMQPDPKGSAEDWVPTTNSDGAPLLPTPASSLLSNLEQYLAESVVNFTGSQESTEPLPAEEERRYKCNQCGKTYKHAGSLTNHRQSHTLGIYPCAICFKEFSNLMALKNHSRLHAQYRPYHCPHCPRAFRLPRDLLEHQQSHEGEKPEQPWEEREMPTTNGHADERSWNQLPKTQMLNGSGDLEDGSQEEYRPFCCRDCGRTYRHAGSLINHRKSHQTGIYPCSVCSKQLFNAAALKNHVRAHHRPRQGAGEDGQSSVSSTALMSAETTQKEEEVLTTNLDHRPYKCNECGRAYRHRGSLVNHRHSHRTGEYQCSLCPRKYPNLMALRNHVRVHCKATRRSTDPGTEGSPSPVKREQPDPVGTEAAFPTDQGRVYRQEEATSIPPTADKTTPQICNICGMFFEDLKSLEHHGRTHRAGEGEKSRTDNTRSPPRTFACRDCGKSYRHSGSLINHRQTHQTGDFSCGTCAKHFHTMAAMKSHLRRHSRQWNRRRQKQDSTGEEESKCPPVGTWTQKLENDEGLESSQDPLGESPCGTEGHLARGGDCLQAGSQDSEYGLGRDESHFLGGKEDTGTEEGLEKKEACFLHHMDNPGDKEGSEAGFCESLPGVDSDQKPGICQSDSSPPAHGDTVWKAEVTHTCSDCGDSFPQAADLLSHKSCHPPGIYQCSLCPKEFDSLPALRSHFQNHRPGEVASAQPFLCCLCGMIFPGRTGYRRHLRQVHGASGIPEGSEEEEEGTAEAASTHSPPLQLSEAELLNQLQREVEALDGAGYGHICGCCGQTYDDLGSLERHHQSQSSSNMTENVPSHLEGLGDAVEMVTDDVFEGTVTSISEEGGDTQSEEGAGGTVVNSLCMQAGESFPKSHPRPFQCNQCGKTYRHGGSLVNHRKIHQTGNFICPVCSRCYPNLAAYRNHLRNHPRCKGSEPQVGPIAEAGGSNEPQNVAEAGQEQAVVGQLQEELKVEPLEELAGVKEEVWEETKVKEEELEQRLETAEKGCQTEVSSERPFSCEVCGRTYKHAGSLINHRQSHQTGHFGCQACSKGFSNLMSLKNHRRIHADPRRFRCSDCGKAFRLRKQLANHQRVHTERRRGRGTQKLTREDRSFRCGQCGQNYRHAGSLLNHQCTQETGQYSCSFCFKTYSNRTALKDHQRLHSDSRRRRAPRRGATVRCTLCGCGFPGQRSLERHLQEHEETKLELASGQGDPHDAEGSKENLADDWGVEGRPEGTQSVPQLELGTKRPGEHSQSPSRPACSEVTESLSWEVGKVDGYRGEKGQMTHNGAWVPQDQLAKPEGKLEDTGSKNSCHLSESQSNDSTASYMDSQDGGDSRFQLQSESHPSCSQCGKTYQPDGLLNPSIDKRVCHSCLLCSQEILNPVTTKIHNHIAAQTFACHNCSKVFASHSELAIHMQTHAVDDSQVPGQAEETREPQAWMAAVDPPGPGNAQEAQSKPRTDPEENGEPANGGQETNLTAAEDKERPFCCAQCGRSYRHAGSLLNHQKAHTTGLYPCSLCPKLLPNLLSLKNHSRTHTDPKRYSCNICGKAFRTAARLRGHGRVHAPQEGPFTCSHCPRHFRHRNSFLQHQQQHQEEWTMSSSGASMAPAASRGDGDSSTASLLNPSPPWPADLNFSL from the exons ATGAGTGACAGCTACTGGGAAAGCGAGGGCTTTGGAATGAAGATTGCCTCTTGCA GCCTTGACCCCTTCTGCAGGGAAAGATGCTGCTGCCACCTGTCTGTTACTCCTGAACCTCCAGGTTTTCTACCACGTTGCCCCATGGAGGACATGCCCCTCTCAATCAGTTGCTCTGACTGTCAGCGCCACTTTCCCAGCCTCCCGGAACTATCACGGCATCGAGAGCTGCTTCATCCATCCGCCAACCAGCACAGTGAGGAAGCTGACAGTGTCCAGCGGAACCACGAGCCTGGGCTTTTCCCCTGTACCACCTGTGGCAAGGACTTTACTAATCCCTTGAGCCTCCAGAACCACATGAGGACTCATGCTCCCGAGGGCCTCCAAAGGCACAGGACCCTACATGCCAAGGAAACTACTTCACATCATCAGAGTGAGACAATGGCTGCTGAACCCTGGGGTCAGAGGCTTGGCTCTAGGGAAGGCTGGGGAAATCAGACGAAGCATGTACGAGAGACACATGAATGTGATGCTGGAGTGGATCCCAGCACAGATCCGGGGACCTGGGAAGATCCACtgacaaaacaaagagaagactTAGAAATGCAACCAGATCCTAAAGGAAGTGCAGAGGACTGGGTACCCACCACCAATTCTGATGGAGCGCCACTGCTCCCCACTCCAGCTAGCAGCCTCCTCAGCAATTTGGAACAATATTTGGCTGAATCGGTAGTGAACTTCACAGGGAGCCAGGAGTCCACTGAGCCTCTTCCTGCTGAGGAGGAGCGAAGATACAAGTGCAATCAGTGTGGAAAGACCTACAAGCATGCTGGGAGCCTCACCAATCACCGCCAGAGCCACACTCTGGGAATCTACCCTTGTGCCATCTGTTTTAAGGAGTTTTCTAACCTTATGGCTCTGAAGAACCACTCACGACTCCACGCTCAGTATCGGCCGTACCACTGTCCCCACTGCCCCCGTGCCTTCCGGCTCCCTCGGGATCTGCTGGAACATCAGCAGTCCCATGAGGGGGAAAAGCCAGAACAGccgtgggaagagagagagatgcctaCTACGAATGGACACGCAGATGAGAGGAGCTGGAATCAGCTACCTAAAACACAGATGCTGAACGGTTCTGGGGATCTAGAGGATGGTAGCCAAGAGGAGTATCGACCTTTCTGTTGTAGGGACTGTGGCCGGACTTATCGCCATGCAGGTAGTCTCATCAACCATCGAAAGAGTCACCAAACAGGTATCTACCCCTGCTCAGTTTGTTCCAAGCAGCTATTCAATGCAGCTGCTCTGAAAAACCATGTTCGTGCTCATCATAGACCCcggcaaggagctggagaagaTGGCCAGTCATCAGTGTCCTCAACTGCCCTTATGTCGGCTGAGACTacccaaaaagaagaagaggtcCTCACAACCAACCTGGACCATCGTCCCTATAAGTGCAACGAATGTGGTCGGGCTTATCGCCACAGGGGGAGCCTGGTGAACCACCGCCACAGCCATCGGACAGGAGAATACCAGTGCTCACTCTGTCCTCGGAAATATCCCAACCTTATGGCTCTGCGCAACCACGTGCGCGTCCATTGCAAGGCCACGCGCCGAAGTACAGACCCGGGGACTGAGGGTTCCCCTAGCCCTGTCAAGAGGGAACAACCTGACCCAGTGGGAACAGAAGCAGCATTCCCCACAGATCAGGGGCGGGTATACAGACAAGAAGAAGCCACCAGTATTCCCCCAACGGCAGATAAGACAACGCCACAGATATGTAACATTTGTGGTATGTTCTTTGAAGATCTCAAGAGTCTGGAGCATCATGGCAGGACACACAgggcaggggaaggagaaaagagcagGACAGACAACACCAGGTCACCACCTAGAACATTTGCTTGTCGAGACTGTGGGAAGAGCTATCGCCATTCGGGCAGCCTTATCAACCACAGGCAGACCCATCAGACAGGAGACTTCAGCTGTGGGACCTGTGCCAAGCATTTTCATACTATGGCTGCCATGAAGAGCCATTTACGACGTCATAGTCGGCAGTGGAATAGGAGGCGTCAGAAACAGGATAGTACTGGTGAGGAGGAGTCCAAATGCCCACCTGTGGGCACCTGGACTCAGAAGTTGGAAAATGATGAGGGCTTGGAGTCTTCCCAAGACCCTCTGGGAGAAAGTCCTTGTGGAACTGAGGGCCACCTGGCGAGGGGTGGGGACTGCTTGCAGGCAGGATCCCAAGACAGCGAATATGGGCTTGGAAGGGATGAATCCCATTTCCTGGGTGGTAAAGAGGACACTGGCACCGAGGAAGGACTAGAAAAGAAGGAAGCCTGTTTCCTTCACCACATGGACAACCCAGGTGataaagaaggcagtgaggctgGCTTTTGTGAAAGCCTCCCTGGGGTGGATAGTGACCAGAAACCGGGCATTTGCCAGTCCGACTCCTCTCCCCCTGCTCACGGCGACACTGTCTGGAAGGCAGAAGTCACTCACACATGTTCTGATTGTGGGGATTCTTTCCCCCAAGCTGCCGACCTGCTGAGCCATAAGTCCTGCCACCCTCCAGGCATCTACCAATGCTCTCTCTGTCCAAAGGAGTTTGATTCTCTGCCTGCCCTGCGTAGTCACTTCCAGAACCACAGACCAGGGGAGGTCGCCTCAGCACAGCCCTTCCTCTGCTGTCTGTGCGGGATGATCTTTCCTGGGAGAACTGGCTACAGGCGCCACCTGCGCCAGGTTCATGGTGCTTCTGGCATACCTGAGGgctcagaagaggaggaagaaggcacaGCGGAAGCAGCCTCTACCCACAGTCCTCCTCTACAGCTCTCCGAAGCAGAGCTGCTGAATCAGCTTCAGCGAGAAGTGGAAGCTCTAGATGGAGCAGGTTATGGGCACATTTGTGGCTGTTGTGGTCAGACCTATGATGACCTGGGGAGCCTGGAGCGTCACCATCAAAGTCAGAGTTCCAGCAATATGACCGAGAACGTTCCTAGCCACTTGGAAGGATTGGGTGATGCGGTAGAAATGGTTACAGATGATGTCTTTGAGGGCACAGTGACCTCTATTTCAGAAGAAGGTGGGGACACACAGTCTGAGGAGGGAGCAGGTGGCACAGTTGTAAACAGCCTTTGCATGCAGGCTGGTGAAAGCTTCCCCAAGTCCCATCCCCGCCCTTTCCAATGTAACCAGTGTGGCAAGACCTATCGCCATGGAGGCAGCCTGGTGAATCACCGTAAGATCCACCAGACAGGCAACTTCATCTGCCCTGTCTGTTCCCGCTGCTACCCCAACCTGGCTGCCTACCGGAATCATCTGCGCAACCACCCTCGCTGCAAAGGTTCAGAGCCCCAAGTGGGGCCTAtcgcagaggcaggaggcagcaaCGAACCCCAGAatgtggcagaggcagggcaggaacaGGCAGTCGTAGGGCAGCTCCAGGAAGAACTTAAAGTGGAGCCCTTGGAGGAGCTGGCGGGAGTAAAAGAAGAAGTGTGGGAAGAGACCAAGGtaaaggaggaggagctggagcagaggctggagaCGGCAGAGAAAGGCTGTCAAACTGAAGTTAGCTCTGAGCGGCCCTTTAGCTGTGAAGTGTGTGGCCGAACCTACAAGCATGCTGGCAGCCTCATCAATCACCGGCAGAGCCACCAGACTGGCCACTTTGGCTGTCAGGCCTGTTCCAAGGGCTTTTCAAACCTCATGTCCCTTAAGAACCACCGGCGCATCCATGCAGACCCTCGGCGTTTCCGCTGCAGTGACTGCGGGAAAGCCTTTCGCCTGCGGAAGCAGCTGGCCAACCACCAGCGGGTCCATACTGAGCGGCGGAGGGGAAGGGGCACCCAGAAGCTGACTCGTGAGGATCGGTCTTTCAGGTGTGGGCAGTGTGGCCAGAACTATCGCCATGCTGGCAGCCTCCTGAACCATCAGTGCACCCAGGAGACAGGCCAGTACAGCTGCTCCTTCTGCTTTAAGACTTATTCTAACCGCACAGCCCTGAAAGACCATCAGAGGCTGCATTCTGATAGCCGGAGGCGGCGGGCACCCCGGAGGGGAGCAACTGTACGTTGTACCCTTTGTGGCTGTGGCTTTCCTGGCCAGCGATCTCTGGAGCGGCATCTGCAGGAGCACGAGGAGACCAAACTAGAGCTGGCCAGTGGCCAGGGAGACCCACATGATGCTGAAGGCAGTAAGGAAAACCTTGCTGATGACTGGGGAGTGGAGGGCAGACCAGAAGGTACTCAGTCAGTACCGCAGTTGGAGCTTGGAACCAAGAGGCCTGGGGAGCATAGTCAGAGTCCCAGCAGGCCAGCATGTTCAGAAGTCACAGAATCTTTATCTTGGGAAGTGGGGAAGGTAGATGGGTATCGAGGAGAAAAGGGACAAATGACTCACAATGGTGCCTGGGTTCCGCAGGATCAGTTAGCCAAGCCAGAAGGCAAGTTGGAAGATACTGGCTCCAAGAATTCTTGTCACCTCTCTGAGAGCCAGTCCAATGATTCTACCGCAAGTTATATGGATAGCCAGGATGGTGGAGACAGCAGGTTTCAGCTCCAATCAGAGAGCCACCCCTCTTGTAGCCAGTGTGGAAAGACCTATCAACCTGATGGCCTTTTGAACCCCAGCATTGACAAGAGAGTTTGTCACAGTTGTTTGCTCTGTTCCCAAGAGATACTGAATCCTGTGACCACTAAGATCCACAACCACATTGCTGCCCAGACCTTTGCTTGTCATAACTGCAGCAAAGTGTTTGCGTCCCACAGTGAGCTGGCCATACACATGCAGACTCATGCTGTTGATGATAGCCAGGTGCCAGGTCAGGCAGAGGAGACCAGAGAGCCACAAGCATGGATGGCAGCAGTAGATCCCCCTGGTCCAGGGAACGCTCAGGAAGCCCAATCCAAACCTCGTACAGACCCAGAAGAGAATGGGGAGCCAGCTAATGGAggacaagaaacaaacctcacaGCAGCTGAAGACAAGGAGCGTCCCTTTTGCTGTGCCCAGTGTGGGCGCTCCTATCGCCATGCTGGTAGCCTGCTGAACCACCAGAAGGCCCATACCACTGGACTCTACCCCTGCTCCCTGTGTCCCAAACTCCTGCCCAACCTGCTGTCTCTCAAGAACCACAGCAGGACCCACACAGACCCCAAGCGCTACAGCTGCAACATCTGTGGCAAGGCTTTCCGAACAGCTGCCCGGCTGCGGGGCCACGGGCGGGTCCATGCCCCTCAGGAGGGACCATTCACCTGTTCTCACTGTCCCCGCCATTTTCGCCACCGAAATAGCTTCctgcagcaccagcagcagcaccaggagGAGTGGACAATGTCTAGTTCAG gAGCTTCCATGGCACCAGCAGCAAGCAGAGGGGACGGGGACTCATCTACAGCCTCACTCCTGAACCCCTCACCCCCGTGGCCTGCAGACCTCAACTTCTCCCTCTGA
- the Znf646 gene encoding zinc finger protein 646 isoform X2 has protein sequence MMMPGGLDPFCRERCCCHLSVTPEPPGFLPRCPMEDMPLSISCSDCQRHFPSLPELSRHRELLHPSANQHSEEADSVQRNHEPGLFPCTTCGKDFTNPLSLQNHMRTHAPEGLQRHRTLHAKETTSHHQSETMAAEPWGQRLGSREGWGNQTKHVRETHECDAGVDPSTDPGTWEDPLTKQREDLEMQPDPKGSAEDWVPTTNSDGAPLLPTPASSLLSNLEQYLAESVVNFTGSQESTEPLPAEEERRYKCNQCGKTYKHAGSLTNHRQSHTLGIYPCAICFKEFSNLMALKNHSRLHAQYRPYHCPHCPRAFRLPRDLLEHQQSHEGEKPEQPWEEREMPTTNGHADERSWNQLPKTQMLNGSGDLEDGSQEEYRPFCCRDCGRTYRHAGSLINHRKSHQTGIYPCSVCSKQLFNAAALKNHVRAHHRPRQGAGEDGQSSVSSTALMSAETTQKEEEVLTTNLDHRPYKCNECGRAYRHRGSLVNHRHSHRTGEYQCSLCPRKYPNLMALRNHVRVHCKATRRSTDPGTEGSPSPVKREQPDPVGTEAAFPTDQGRVYRQEEATSIPPTADKTTPQICNICGMFFEDLKSLEHHGRTHRAGEGEKSRTDNTRSPPRTFACRDCGKSYRHSGSLINHRQTHQTGDFSCGTCAKHFHTMAAMKSHLRRHSRQWNRRRQKQDSTGEEESKCPPVGTWTQKLENDEGLESSQDPLGESPCGTEGHLARGGDCLQAGSQDSEYGLGRDESHFLGGKEDTGTEEGLEKKEACFLHHMDNPGDKEGSEAGFCESLPGVDSDQKPGICQSDSSPPAHGDTVWKAEVTHTCSDCGDSFPQAADLLSHKSCHPPGIYQCSLCPKEFDSLPALRSHFQNHRPGEVASAQPFLCCLCGMIFPGRTGYRRHLRQVHGASGIPEGSEEEEEGTAEAASTHSPPLQLSEAELLNQLQREVEALDGAGYGHICGCCGQTYDDLGSLERHHQSQSSSNMTENVPSHLEGLGDAVEMVTDDVFEGTVTSISEEGGDTQSEEGAGGTVVNSLCMQAGESFPKSHPRPFQCNQCGKTYRHGGSLVNHRKIHQTGNFICPVCSRCYPNLAAYRNHLRNHPRCKGSEPQVGPIAEAGGSNEPQNVAEAGQEQAVVGQLQEELKVEPLEELAGVKEEVWEETKVKEEELEQRLETAEKGCQTEVSSERPFSCEVCGRTYKHAGSLINHRQSHQTGHFGCQACSKGFSNLMSLKNHRRIHADPRRFRCSDCGKAFRLRKQLANHQRVHTERRRGRGTQKLTREDRSFRCGQCGQNYRHAGSLLNHQCTQETGQYSCSFCFKTYSNRTALKDHQRLHSDSRRRRAPRRGATVRCTLCGCGFPGQRSLERHLQEHEETKLELASGQGDPHDAEGSKENLADDWGVEGRPEGTQSVPQLELGTKRPGEHSQSPSRPACSEVTESLSWEVGKVDGYRGEKGQMTHNGAWVPQDQLAKPEGKLEDTGSKNSCHLSESQSNDSTASYMDSQDGGDSRFQLQSESHPSCSQCGKTYQPDGLLNPSIDKRVCHSCLLCSQEILNPVTTKIHNHIAAQTFACHNCSKVFASHSELAIHMQTHAVDDSQVPGQAEETREPQAWMAAVDPPGPGNAQEAQSKPRTDPEENGEPANGGQETNLTAAEDKERPFCCAQCGRSYRHAGSLLNHQKAHTTGLYPCSLCPKLLPNLLSLKNHSRTHTDPKRYSCNICGKAFRTAARLRGHGRVHAPQEGPFTCSHCPRHFRHRNSFLQHQQQHQEEWTMSSSGASMAPAASRGDGDSSTASLLNPSPPWPADLNFSL, from the exons atgatgatGCCAGGAG GCCTTGACCCCTTCTGCAGGGAAAGATGCTGCTGCCACCTGTCTGTTACTCCTGAACCTCCAGGTTTTCTACCACGTTGCCCCATGGAGGACATGCCCCTCTCAATCAGTTGCTCTGACTGTCAGCGCCACTTTCCCAGCCTCCCGGAACTATCACGGCATCGAGAGCTGCTTCATCCATCCGCCAACCAGCACAGTGAGGAAGCTGACAGTGTCCAGCGGAACCACGAGCCTGGGCTTTTCCCCTGTACCACCTGTGGCAAGGACTTTACTAATCCCTTGAGCCTCCAGAACCACATGAGGACTCATGCTCCCGAGGGCCTCCAAAGGCACAGGACCCTACATGCCAAGGAAACTACTTCACATCATCAGAGTGAGACAATGGCTGCTGAACCCTGGGGTCAGAGGCTTGGCTCTAGGGAAGGCTGGGGAAATCAGACGAAGCATGTACGAGAGACACATGAATGTGATGCTGGAGTGGATCCCAGCACAGATCCGGGGACCTGGGAAGATCCACtgacaaaacaaagagaagactTAGAAATGCAACCAGATCCTAAAGGAAGTGCAGAGGACTGGGTACCCACCACCAATTCTGATGGAGCGCCACTGCTCCCCACTCCAGCTAGCAGCCTCCTCAGCAATTTGGAACAATATTTGGCTGAATCGGTAGTGAACTTCACAGGGAGCCAGGAGTCCACTGAGCCTCTTCCTGCTGAGGAGGAGCGAAGATACAAGTGCAATCAGTGTGGAAAGACCTACAAGCATGCTGGGAGCCTCACCAATCACCGCCAGAGCCACACTCTGGGAATCTACCCTTGTGCCATCTGTTTTAAGGAGTTTTCTAACCTTATGGCTCTGAAGAACCACTCACGACTCCACGCTCAGTATCGGCCGTACCACTGTCCCCACTGCCCCCGTGCCTTCCGGCTCCCTCGGGATCTGCTGGAACATCAGCAGTCCCATGAGGGGGAAAAGCCAGAACAGccgtgggaagagagagagatgcctaCTACGAATGGACACGCAGATGAGAGGAGCTGGAATCAGCTACCTAAAACACAGATGCTGAACGGTTCTGGGGATCTAGAGGATGGTAGCCAAGAGGAGTATCGACCTTTCTGTTGTAGGGACTGTGGCCGGACTTATCGCCATGCAGGTAGTCTCATCAACCATCGAAAGAGTCACCAAACAGGTATCTACCCCTGCTCAGTTTGTTCCAAGCAGCTATTCAATGCAGCTGCTCTGAAAAACCATGTTCGTGCTCATCATAGACCCcggcaaggagctggagaagaTGGCCAGTCATCAGTGTCCTCAACTGCCCTTATGTCGGCTGAGACTacccaaaaagaagaagaggtcCTCACAACCAACCTGGACCATCGTCCCTATAAGTGCAACGAATGTGGTCGGGCTTATCGCCACAGGGGGAGCCTGGTGAACCACCGCCACAGCCATCGGACAGGAGAATACCAGTGCTCACTCTGTCCTCGGAAATATCCCAACCTTATGGCTCTGCGCAACCACGTGCGCGTCCATTGCAAGGCCACGCGCCGAAGTACAGACCCGGGGACTGAGGGTTCCCCTAGCCCTGTCAAGAGGGAACAACCTGACCCAGTGGGAACAGAAGCAGCATTCCCCACAGATCAGGGGCGGGTATACAGACAAGAAGAAGCCACCAGTATTCCCCCAACGGCAGATAAGACAACGCCACAGATATGTAACATTTGTGGTATGTTCTTTGAAGATCTCAAGAGTCTGGAGCATCATGGCAGGACACACAgggcaggggaaggagaaaagagcagGACAGACAACACCAGGTCACCACCTAGAACATTTGCTTGTCGAGACTGTGGGAAGAGCTATCGCCATTCGGGCAGCCTTATCAACCACAGGCAGACCCATCAGACAGGAGACTTCAGCTGTGGGACCTGTGCCAAGCATTTTCATACTATGGCTGCCATGAAGAGCCATTTACGACGTCATAGTCGGCAGTGGAATAGGAGGCGTCAGAAACAGGATAGTACTGGTGAGGAGGAGTCCAAATGCCCACCTGTGGGCACCTGGACTCAGAAGTTGGAAAATGATGAGGGCTTGGAGTCTTCCCAAGACCCTCTGGGAGAAAGTCCTTGTGGAACTGAGGGCCACCTGGCGAGGGGTGGGGACTGCTTGCAGGCAGGATCCCAAGACAGCGAATATGGGCTTGGAAGGGATGAATCCCATTTCCTGGGTGGTAAAGAGGACACTGGCACCGAGGAAGGACTAGAAAAGAAGGAAGCCTGTTTCCTTCACCACATGGACAACCCAGGTGataaagaaggcagtgaggctgGCTTTTGTGAAAGCCTCCCTGGGGTGGATAGTGACCAGAAACCGGGCATTTGCCAGTCCGACTCCTCTCCCCCTGCTCACGGCGACACTGTCTGGAAGGCAGAAGTCACTCACACATGTTCTGATTGTGGGGATTCTTTCCCCCAAGCTGCCGACCTGCTGAGCCATAAGTCCTGCCACCCTCCAGGCATCTACCAATGCTCTCTCTGTCCAAAGGAGTTTGATTCTCTGCCTGCCCTGCGTAGTCACTTCCAGAACCACAGACCAGGGGAGGTCGCCTCAGCACAGCCCTTCCTCTGCTGTCTGTGCGGGATGATCTTTCCTGGGAGAACTGGCTACAGGCGCCACCTGCGCCAGGTTCATGGTGCTTCTGGCATACCTGAGGgctcagaagaggaggaagaaggcacaGCGGAAGCAGCCTCTACCCACAGTCCTCCTCTACAGCTCTCCGAAGCAGAGCTGCTGAATCAGCTTCAGCGAGAAGTGGAAGCTCTAGATGGAGCAGGTTATGGGCACATTTGTGGCTGTTGTGGTCAGACCTATGATGACCTGGGGAGCCTGGAGCGTCACCATCAAAGTCAGAGTTCCAGCAATATGACCGAGAACGTTCCTAGCCACTTGGAAGGATTGGGTGATGCGGTAGAAATGGTTACAGATGATGTCTTTGAGGGCACAGTGACCTCTATTTCAGAAGAAGGTGGGGACACACAGTCTGAGGAGGGAGCAGGTGGCACAGTTGTAAACAGCCTTTGCATGCAGGCTGGTGAAAGCTTCCCCAAGTCCCATCCCCGCCCTTTCCAATGTAACCAGTGTGGCAAGACCTATCGCCATGGAGGCAGCCTGGTGAATCACCGTAAGATCCACCAGACAGGCAACTTCATCTGCCCTGTCTGTTCCCGCTGCTACCCCAACCTGGCTGCCTACCGGAATCATCTGCGCAACCACCCTCGCTGCAAAGGTTCAGAGCCCCAAGTGGGGCCTAtcgcagaggcaggaggcagcaaCGAACCCCAGAatgtggcagaggcagggcaggaacaGGCAGTCGTAGGGCAGCTCCAGGAAGAACTTAAAGTGGAGCCCTTGGAGGAGCTGGCGGGAGTAAAAGAAGAAGTGTGGGAAGAGACCAAGGtaaaggaggaggagctggagcagaggctggagaCGGCAGAGAAAGGCTGTCAAACTGAAGTTAGCTCTGAGCGGCCCTTTAGCTGTGAAGTGTGTGGCCGAACCTACAAGCATGCTGGCAGCCTCATCAATCACCGGCAGAGCCACCAGACTGGCCACTTTGGCTGTCAGGCCTGTTCCAAGGGCTTTTCAAACCTCATGTCCCTTAAGAACCACCGGCGCATCCATGCAGACCCTCGGCGTTTCCGCTGCAGTGACTGCGGGAAAGCCTTTCGCCTGCGGAAGCAGCTGGCCAACCACCAGCGGGTCCATACTGAGCGGCGGAGGGGAAGGGGCACCCAGAAGCTGACTCGTGAGGATCGGTCTTTCAGGTGTGGGCAGTGTGGCCAGAACTATCGCCATGCTGGCAGCCTCCTGAACCATCAGTGCACCCAGGAGACAGGCCAGTACAGCTGCTCCTTCTGCTTTAAGACTTATTCTAACCGCACAGCCCTGAAAGACCATCAGAGGCTGCATTCTGATAGCCGGAGGCGGCGGGCACCCCGGAGGGGAGCAACTGTACGTTGTACCCTTTGTGGCTGTGGCTTTCCTGGCCAGCGATCTCTGGAGCGGCATCTGCAGGAGCACGAGGAGACCAAACTAGAGCTGGCCAGTGGCCAGGGAGACCCACATGATGCTGAAGGCAGTAAGGAAAACCTTGCTGATGACTGGGGAGTGGAGGGCAGACCAGAAGGTACTCAGTCAGTACCGCAGTTGGAGCTTGGAACCAAGAGGCCTGGGGAGCATAGTCAGAGTCCCAGCAGGCCAGCATGTTCAGAAGTCACAGAATCTTTATCTTGGGAAGTGGGGAAGGTAGATGGGTATCGAGGAGAAAAGGGACAAATGACTCACAATGGTGCCTGGGTTCCGCAGGATCAGTTAGCCAAGCCAGAAGGCAAGTTGGAAGATACTGGCTCCAAGAATTCTTGTCACCTCTCTGAGAGCCAGTCCAATGATTCTACCGCAAGTTATATGGATAGCCAGGATGGTGGAGACAGCAGGTTTCAGCTCCAATCAGAGAGCCACCCCTCTTGTAGCCAGTGTGGAAAGACCTATCAACCTGATGGCCTTTTGAACCCCAGCATTGACAAGAGAGTTTGTCACAGTTGTTTGCTCTGTTCCCAAGAGATACTGAATCCTGTGACCACTAAGATCCACAACCACATTGCTGCCCAGACCTTTGCTTGTCATAACTGCAGCAAAGTGTTTGCGTCCCACAGTGAGCTGGCCATACACATGCAGACTCATGCTGTTGATGATAGCCAGGTGCCAGGTCAGGCAGAGGAGACCAGAGAGCCACAAGCATGGATGGCAGCAGTAGATCCCCCTGGTCCAGGGAACGCTCAGGAAGCCCAATCCAAACCTCGTACAGACCCAGAAGAGAATGGGGAGCCAGCTAATGGAggacaagaaacaaacctcacaGCAGCTGAAGACAAGGAGCGTCCCTTTTGCTGTGCCCAGTGTGGGCGCTCCTATCGCCATGCTGGTAGCCTGCTGAACCACCAGAAGGCCCATACCACTGGACTCTACCCCTGCTCCCTGTGTCCCAAACTCCTGCCCAACCTGCTGTCTCTCAAGAACCACAGCAGGACCCACACAGACCCCAAGCGCTACAGCTGCAACATCTGTGGCAAGGCTTTCCGAACAGCTGCCCGGCTGCGGGGCCACGGGCGGGTCCATGCCCCTCAGGAGGGACCATTCACCTGTTCTCACTGTCCCCGCCATTTTCGCCACCGAAATAGCTTCctgcagcaccagcagcagcaccaggagGAGTGGACAATGTCTAGTTCAG gAGCTTCCATGGCACCAGCAGCAAGCAGAGGGGACGGGGACTCATCTACAGCCTCACTCCTGAACCCCTCACCCCCGTGGCCTGCAGACCTCAACTTCTCCCTCTGA